The following are encoded in a window of Kogia breviceps isolate mKogBre1 chromosome 10, mKogBre1 haplotype 1, whole genome shotgun sequence genomic DNA:
- the MRPS10 gene encoding small ribosomal subunit protein uS10m isoform X1, with protein sequence METMNGLGIDFNSNTHLPLLKGSRNFPVCSSRSSTAKNGGLLLSTNMKWVQFSNLHVDVPKDLTKPTITVSDEPDTLYKRLSVLVKGHDKAVLDSYEHFAVLAAKELGISVNVHEPPRKIERFTLLKSVHIFKKHRVQYEMRTLYRCLELEHLTGSTADVYLEYIQRNLPEGVAMEVTKTKLEQLPEHIKKPIWKTIPEEEESKS encoded by the exons ATGGAAACTATGAATGGTTTGGGAATTGATTTTAATTCTAACACACATCTTCCTCTTCTTAAGGGTTCGAGGAATTTTCCTGTATGCAGTTCCAGGAGCAGTACAGCCAAAAATGGTGGCCTTCTTCT CAGCACCAATATGAAGTGGGTACAATTTTCAAACCTACACGTTGATGTTCCCAAGGATTTGACAAAGCCTACG ataacCGTTTCTGATGAACCAGACACGTTATATAAGCGCCTATCGGTTTTAGTAAAAGGCCATGATAAGGCTGTATTGGACAGTTATGAACATTTTGCAGTGCTTGCTGCTAAAGAACTTGGTATCTCTGTTAATGT ACATGAACCTCCAAGGAAAATAGAGCGATTTACTCTTCTCAAATCAGTGCATATTTTCAAGAAGCACAGGGTTCagtatgaaatgagaacactttaCAGATGTTTAGAG TTAGAACATCTCACTGGGAGTACAGCAGATGTCTACTTGGAATATATTCAGCGAAACTTACCTGAAGGAGTTGCCATGGAAGTTACAAAG aCAAAATTAGAACAGTTACCAGAACACATCAAGAAGCCAATTTGGAAAACAAtaccagaggaagaagaaagcaagTCATAA
- the MRPS10 gene encoding small ribosomal subunit protein uS10m isoform X2, producing MAARAAFGPLGRRLWQGSRNFPVCSSRSSTAKNGGLLLSTNMKWVQFSNLHVDVPKDLTKPTITVSDEPDTLYKRLSVLVKGHDKAVLDSYEHFAVLAAKELGISVNVHEPPRKIERFTLLKSVHIFKKHRVQYEMRTLYRCLELEHLTGSTADVYLEYIQRNLPEGVAMEVTKTKLEQLPEHIKKPIWKTIPEEEESKS from the exons ATGGCGGCGAGAGCGGCGTTTGGGCCCCTCGGACGGCGTCTCTGGCAG GGTTCGAGGAATTTTCCTGTATGCAGTTCCAGGAGCAGTACAGCCAAAAATGGTGGCCTTCTTCT CAGCACCAATATGAAGTGGGTACAATTTTCAAACCTACACGTTGATGTTCCCAAGGATTTGACAAAGCCTACG ataacCGTTTCTGATGAACCAGACACGTTATATAAGCGCCTATCGGTTTTAGTAAAAGGCCATGATAAGGCTGTATTGGACAGTTATGAACATTTTGCAGTGCTTGCTGCTAAAGAACTTGGTATCTCTGTTAATGT ACATGAACCTCCAAGGAAAATAGAGCGATTTACTCTTCTCAAATCAGTGCATATTTTCAAGAAGCACAGGGTTCagtatgaaatgagaacactttaCAGATGTTTAGAG TTAGAACATCTCACTGGGAGTACAGCAGATGTCTACTTGGAATATATTCAGCGAAACTTACCTGAAGGAGTTGCCATGGAAGTTACAAAG aCAAAATTAGAACAGTTACCAGAACACATCAAGAAGCCAATTTGGAAAACAAtaccagaggaagaagaaagcaagTCATAA
- the MRPS10 gene encoding small ribosomal subunit protein uS10m isoform X3, whose product MAARAAFGPLGRRLWQGSRNFPVCSSRSSTAKNGGLLLTNMKWVQFSNLHVDVPKDLTKPTITVSDEPDTLYKRLSVLVKGHDKAVLDSYEHFAVLAAKELGISVNVHEPPRKIERFTLLKSVHIFKKHRVQYEMRTLYRCLELEHLTGSTADVYLEYIQRNLPEGVAMEVTKTKLEQLPEHIKKPIWKTIPEEEESKS is encoded by the exons ATGGCGGCGAGAGCGGCGTTTGGGCCCCTCGGACGGCGTCTCTGGCAG GGTTCGAGGAATTTTCCTGTATGCAGTTCCAGGAGCAGTACAGCCAAAAATGGTGGCCTTCTTCT CACCAATATGAAGTGGGTACAATTTTCAAACCTACACGTTGATGTTCCCAAGGATTTGACAAAGCCTACG ataacCGTTTCTGATGAACCAGACACGTTATATAAGCGCCTATCGGTTTTAGTAAAAGGCCATGATAAGGCTGTATTGGACAGTTATGAACATTTTGCAGTGCTTGCTGCTAAAGAACTTGGTATCTCTGTTAATGT ACATGAACCTCCAAGGAAAATAGAGCGATTTACTCTTCTCAAATCAGTGCATATTTTCAAGAAGCACAGGGTTCagtatgaaatgagaacactttaCAGATGTTTAGAG TTAGAACATCTCACTGGGAGTACAGCAGATGTCTACTTGGAATATATTCAGCGAAACTTACCTGAAGGAGTTGCCATGGAAGTTACAAAG aCAAAATTAGAACAGTTACCAGAACACATCAAGAAGCCAATTTGGAAAACAAtaccagaggaagaagaaagcaagTCATAA